From Sphingobium sp. B2D3C:
GCACGATTCCTTGCAGTAGCCACACTTTTCGTTATCAATGACAACAAAATAAGCTGCCACAGATAGGAGATTTCATGGTCAGTCCGGCGCAACATGTTTCTGCCCCTGCGGAGACGGCGGATATCGACGCCCCCATGATCGAGGCTTCGGCGGGCGAGATCTTCCTGCGGCGGCTGGCGGCCAACGGCATCGAATATCTGTTCGCCAATGGCGGCACGGACTTTGCGCCGGTGATCGAGGGCTTTGCCCATGCGCAGGTGGCGGACTTCAAGGTGCCCACGCCCATCCTCATCCCGCACGAGACCGCCGCGCTCGGCATGGCGCATGGCTATTATCTGGCGACCGGACGGCCGCAGGCGGTGATGGTCCACACCAATGTGGGCCTGGCCAATTGCGTGATGGGCGTGCTCAACGCGGCCTCCGACCAGGTGCCGATGATCCTCGCCAGCGGCATCACCCCGCATACGGAGCACGGGCCGCTCGGCCACCGCAACTCGCCGATCAACTGGGGCCAGAACATGCGCGACCAGACCGCGATGGTGCGCGAGCCGGTGAAGTGGGACGCCACCCTCTCCCGCCCCGAGCAGATCGCCCCGCTGGTCGACCGCGCGGTGGCCATCGCCACCTCCAGCCCGCGCGGCCCGGTGTATCTCGGCCTGCCGCGCGAGGCGCTGTGCGAAGTGACGACCTATCGCGACAGCAAGCCGCGCAATGCCGCCGCCCGCGCCGCGCCGCATCCCGAGGATCTGGCCGAGGCCGCGCGGCTGCTCGATGCCGCGGAGCGCCCGCTGATCGTCGCCTTCCGGACGGGCGCGCGGGGTGGCGGGTTCGAAGCGCTCACCGCCTTTGCGGAGCGCCACGCGATCCCCGTGGTCGAGTTCTGGCCCTCGCAGCTCTCCATCGACGGCGCCTCGCCCATGCATGGCGGGTTCGACCCCGGCGAGGACCTGGCGGCGGCGGACGTGGTGCTGGTGCTCGATGCCATTGTGCCCTGGCTGCCGCACCGCCACGGCTTTGCCGAGCAGGCGACGGTGATCCAGGCCGGGGCCGATCCGCACCAACTGGAAGTGCCCCTGCGCGGCTTCGCCACCGATCTGGCGCTGACCGGCGAATCCGCCCACATCATCGCCGCGCTGGACGAGGCGATGCGCGCGCGGACCCCGGCGCGCGACCGATCCGCCCGCTTCGCCCGGCTGGCCGAGCGCCACGCCGCGCGGCGCGCGCAGCTGGACAGCGCGGTGCGCGCCGGGCCGCCCATGTCCGCCGCCTTCGTCACCCGCGCCATCGTGGAACTGATCGGCGCGGAGGGCTGCATCGTGAGCGAGCTGGGCGCCAAGCCGGAATTCGTGACTGGCCTGCGCGGCGACCAGTTCTTCCAGAACCCGATTTCCGGCGGGCTCGGCTGGGGGCTCCCCGCCGCGCTGGGCGTGCAGCTGGCGGACCGCGACCGGCTCGTCGTCGCGACGGTGGGCGATGGCAGCTACATGTTCGCCAATCCGGTCGCCTGCCACCAGATCGCCGAGGCGCACGGCCTGCCGCTGCTCACCATCGTCTATAATAACGGCATCTGGGGCGCGGTGCGCGGATCGACCCTGGGCATCTACCCCAAGGGCCACGCGGCGCGCGCCAATGTGATGCCGATCACATCGCTCGAGCCGCTACCCGACTTCTGCAAGATCGCGCAGGCCTCACGCGCCTGGACCGCGCGCGTGGCCGACCCGGCCGCGCTGGCCGACACGCTGCGCGAGGCGGCGCGGGTGATCCGGGAGGAGAAGCGGCAGGTGTTGGTGGAGGTGAAGGTGGCGAGGCACTGAGGGCAGTTCCCTCTTAGAAGGCGTCGCGCCCTTCCGCGATATTGAGCAGTTCATGAAACAGGAACACTGCCGGGGCGCGGCCGGAGGCCGGGACCAGCTCCCGCAGCATGCCATGATCCCGCAAGGCGCGGATGATCGTGCGGGCGGTGGGGCCGGGAATTTGGGAAGACGCGATGAAGTCCGTCGTCTTGAAGATTGGCCGCTGGAATATCCAGTCGAGCGCCCGCACGGCATATTGCGAATGAGTGATCTCGACCACCCAGTCGCGCTTCTGCTGATGAAGCGTCAGGATTTCCTGCGC
This genomic window contains:
- a CDS encoding thiamine pyrophosphate-requiring protein; the encoded protein is MIEASAGEIFLRRLAANGIEYLFANGGTDFAPVIEGFAHAQVADFKVPTPILIPHETAALGMAHGYYLATGRPQAVMVHTNVGLANCVMGVLNAASDQVPMILASGITPHTEHGPLGHRNSPINWGQNMRDQTAMVREPVKWDATLSRPEQIAPLVDRAVAIATSSPRGPVYLGLPREALCEVTTYRDSKPRNAAARAAPHPEDLAEAARLLDAAERPLIVAFRTGARGGGFEALTAFAERHAIPVVEFWPSQLSIDGASPMHGGFDPGEDLAAADVVLVLDAIVPWLPHRHGFAEQATVIQAGADPHQLEVPLRGFATDLALTGESAHIIAALDEAMRARTPARDRSARFARLAERHAARRAQLDSAVRAGPPMSAAFVTRAIVELIGAEGCIVSELGAKPEFVTGLRGDQFFQNPISGGLGWGLPAALGVQLADRDRLVVATVGDGSYMFANPVACHQIAEAHGLPLLTIVYNNGIWGAVRGSTLGIYPKGHAARANVMPITSLEPLPDFCKIAQASRAWTARVADPAALADTLREAARVIREEKRQVLVEVKVARH